Proteins from a genomic interval of Halomonas alkaliantarctica:
- the ampD gene encoding 1,6-anhydro-N-acetylmuramyl-L-alanine amidase AmpD — protein MEDKQPLSGWWSSARQVISPNCDARPDKEVSLLLIHAISLPPGEFSGDAIEALFTNQLAVGEHPFFAEIAHLRVSAHLLIRRDGECVQFVDTDQRAWHAGRSVWWDNRQLRWRRALNDFSVGIELEGDDVTPYSKAQYNALIDAVVWLMARYPQLDKERITSHAHVAPLRKTDPGPAFDWAYFQQQLSSRVERSRTNEALQ, from the coding sequence ATGGAAGACAAACAACCCCTTAGTGGTTGGTGGAGTAGCGCCCGACAAGTCATTTCACCCAACTGCGACGCCCGGCCTGATAAAGAAGTCTCGCTGCTACTCATTCACGCGATTAGCCTGCCTCCCGGTGAGTTTAGCGGCGATGCTATCGAGGCGCTATTTACCAATCAGTTGGCGGTAGGCGAACACCCATTTTTCGCAGAAATTGCCCATTTAAGAGTCTCCGCGCATCTGCTTATACGCCGCGATGGTGAGTGTGTGCAGTTTGTTGATACGGATCAGCGAGCGTGGCACGCAGGGCGCTCCGTCTGGTGGGATAACCGCCAACTGCGCTGGCGAAGGGCGCTCAATGATTTCTCGGTGGGCATCGAGCTTGAGGGCGATGATGTTACCCCTTACAGCAAAGCCCAGTATAACGCGCTGATAGACGCGGTGGTTTGGTTAATGGCGCGCTATCCACAGCTCGATAAAGAGCGTATTACCAGCCATGCGCATGTGGCGCCGCTGCGCAAAACAGACCCCGGGCCGGCGTTTGATTGGGCTTATTTTCAACAGCAGCTATCATCGAGGGTTGAGCGATCGCGAACTAACGAAGCATTGCAGTAA
- the nadC gene encoding carboxylating nicotinate-nucleotide diphosphorylase, translating to MHYQSALAEEIRASAARLLAEDVGPGDITAQLIPEHQWASADVITREDAVLCGAPWVDELFRRLDSRVSLNWHAADGDKLEAGQCFLTLEGPARILLTGERAALNVLQTMSATATATRAYVDLIEGTGVRLLDTRKTLPGMRLAQKYAVTCGGGHNHRIGLWDAFLIKENHIAACGGIQAAVAQARKLASDLPVEVEVETFEELDQALAAGADIVMLDNFAIEDLHVAVEINGGRATLEASGNVDDTTLRAIADTGVDCISSGALTKDIASIDLSMRITRSYSV from the coding sequence ATGCATTATCAATCCGCTCTTGCTGAAGAAATCCGCGCCAGCGCCGCTCGCCTGTTGGCAGAGGACGTTGGCCCGGGTGATATTACCGCGCAATTGATCCCTGAGCACCAGTGGGCCAGCGCCGACGTCATTACCCGTGAAGACGCAGTGCTGTGTGGCGCACCCTGGGTAGATGAGCTGTTCCGCCGCCTGGATAGCCGGGTAAGCCTGAACTGGCACGCCGCCGATGGCGACAAGCTCGAGGCTGGCCAGTGTTTCTTAACCCTCGAAGGCCCCGCCCGCATTCTTCTCACCGGCGAGCGGGCGGCACTTAACGTATTGCAAACGATGTCTGCCACCGCCACCGCCACCCGCGCTTATGTCGACCTTATTGAAGGTACCGGCGTACGCCTGCTTGATACGCGTAAAACGCTGCCCGGTATGCGCTTGGCGCAAAAATATGCGGTCACTTGCGGAGGCGGACACAATCACCGCATTGGTCTGTGGGACGCATTTTTGATCAAAGAGAACCACATTGCTGCCTGTGGGGGCATCCAAGCGGCGGTTGCCCAGGCGCGCAAGTTAGCCAGCGACCTACCTGTGGAAGTCGAGGTAGAAACCTTTGAGGAGTTGGATCAGGCGTTGGCAGCGGGAGCTGACATTGTCATGCTCGACAATTTCGCCATCGAAGACCTGCACGTTGCGGTTGAAATCAACGGCGGCAGAGCCACCCTAGAAGCCTCAGGCAACGTGGATGACACCACCCTGCGGGCAATCGCCGACACCGGCGTTGATTGCATCTCGAGCGGCGCGCTAACCAAGGACATCGCCTCGATTGATCTCTCCATGCGCATTACCCGCAGTTATAGCGTTTAA
- a CDS encoding GNAT family N-acetyltransferase, whose protein sequence is MTNTEEQQAPTSTRIMYRAALARDAADQAEVFYHAVMQGAATHYTLDERRAWANALPREGSAWGVRQALYTTLVATCDGRCVGFLELDLVAGRVETLYVWPSLAGRGIGTTLLVHAERLLLEQGKGQIEIEASSMLYERLLRRGWKNHGEEWVERSGERLLRYKLSKPLNAVET, encoded by the coding sequence ATGACTAATACCGAGGAGCAGCAAGCGCCAACCAGTACGCGGATAATGTATCGCGCGGCGCTGGCACGCGATGCCGCCGACCAGGCGGAAGTGTTCTACCACGCAGTCATGCAGGGGGCGGCCACTCACTACACGCTAGACGAGCGGCGGGCCTGGGCTAATGCGCTGCCCCGCGAAGGCAGTGCGTGGGGCGTGCGCCAAGCGCTCTACACGACCTTAGTCGCTACCTGCGATGGGCGCTGCGTAGGATTCTTGGAGCTGGATTTGGTCGCTGGGCGGGTTGAAACACTCTATGTATGGCCTTCACTGGCCGGTCGCGGTATCGGTACCACGCTGCTGGTGCATGCCGAGCGGCTGCTGCTTGAGCAAGGTAAGGGGCAAATCGAGATAGAGGCAAGCTCCATGCTCTATGAGCGCCTTCTGCGCCGTGGTTGGAAAAATCACGGCGAGGAGTGGGTCGAGCGAAGCGGAGAGCGTCTGCTGCGTTATAAGCTTTCCAAACCGCTTAATGCTGTCGAAACGTAA
- the tsaA gene encoding tRNA (N6-threonylcarbamoyladenosine(37)-N6)-methyltransferase TrmO, whose product MDDAPNSEHFTLTPIGHVVSDYPDKFGIPRQPGLAPAANARLILNAPYNDPLAVRGLEDFSHLWLSFIFHQSPERWSPLVRPPRLGGNKKVGVFASRSTHRPNRLGLSLVRLVGIDLQHGVALQLQGCDLVSGTPVVDIKPYLPWAESHPNAQAGFAPETPTLMEVAFHPAALDTLAQRQDSANLLALIEQVLSQDPRPAYKQKDRTSERLYGVRLRDVDVKFRQRQKGEATTLEVMAIEPCAE is encoded by the coding sequence ATGGACGATGCCCCTAACAGCGAGCACTTTACGCTAACGCCCATTGGTCATGTGGTCAGCGACTATCCCGACAAATTCGGCATTCCGCGCCAGCCAGGGCTAGCCCCTGCTGCCAATGCCCGCCTGATACTCAACGCTCCCTACAACGATCCACTCGCTGTGCGCGGCTTGGAAGACTTCAGCCACCTGTGGCTGAGCTTTATTTTTCATCAAAGCCCCGAGCGCTGGTCGCCGCTGGTAAGGCCGCCGCGTCTGGGGGGCAATAAAAAGGTGGGGGTTTTTGCCAGTCGCAGCACCCACCGCCCTAACCGCCTGGGGCTCTCTCTAGTGAGATTAGTTGGGATAGACCTCCAGCACGGTGTCGCCTTACAACTTCAGGGCTGCGACTTAGTCAGCGGCACCCCGGTGGTCGATATCAAGCCTTACCTACCCTGGGCCGAATCTCATCCTAACGCACAGGCCGGCTTTGCCCCCGAGACACCGACACTCATGGAGGTTGCCTTTCATCCAGCCGCACTGGATACGCTCGCCCAGCGCCAGGACAGTGCCAACCTGCTAGCATTAATTGAGCAGGTACTAAGCCAAGACCCTAGGCCCGCCTATAAGCAAAAAGATAGGACCTCTGAGCGACTTTACGGCGTTCGTCTGCGCGATGTGGACGTTAAATTTCGTCAACGCCAAAAAGGCGAAGCCACCACCTTAGAGGTGATGGCTATCGAACCATGCGCCGAGTAA
- the purC gene encoding phosphoribosylaminoimidazolesuccinocarboxamide synthase: MEKRQELYAGKAKSVYTTDDPDLLVLNFRDDTSAFDGKKVESLARKGMVNNVFNAFIMERLQEAGIPTHFEKQLSNTESLVKKMQMIPVECVVRNIAAGGLVKRLGVEEGIALTPPTFELFLKNDEKGDPMINESLAETFGWATPEQLAKMKALTFKVNHILKALFAEGDMLLVDYKLEFGVFKGEVVLGDEFSPDGCRLWDANTREKLDKDRFRQGLGGVIEAYEEVGRRLGITFPA; encoded by the coding sequence ATGGAAAAGCGCCAAGAACTCTACGCCGGTAAGGCGAAATCTGTGTATACCACCGACGATCCGGATTTGTTGGTGCTCAATTTTCGTGATGACACCAGCGCCTTCGATGGCAAAAAAGTGGAGTCTCTGGCCCGCAAGGGAATGGTCAATAACGTCTTTAACGCCTTCATTATGGAACGGCTGCAGGAAGCGGGCATCCCCACCCACTTCGAAAAACAGCTCTCCAACACCGAGAGTCTGGTCAAAAAGATGCAGATGATCCCGGTGGAGTGTGTGGTGCGAAATATTGCCGCGGGGGGGTTGGTCAAACGGCTCGGCGTGGAAGAGGGAATTGCGCTGACGCCCCCCACCTTTGAGTTGTTCTTGAAGAACGATGAGAAGGGCGACCCGATGATCAATGAATCGCTAGCGGAGACTTTCGGTTGGGCTACACCTGAGCAGTTAGCTAAGATGAAGGCATTAACTTTCAAGGTTAACCATATCCTCAAAGCGCTGTTTGCAGAGGGCGATATGCTGCTGGTGGATTACAAGCTGGAGTTTGGTGTATTTAAAGGCGAGGTCGTGCTGGGCGATGAGTTCTCTCCGGATGGTTGCCGCCTATGGGACGCCAATACTCGTGAAAAGCTTGATAAAGACCGCTTCCGTCAGGGATTGGGCGGTGTGATCGAGGCGTACGAGGAAGTCGGCCGCCGTTTAGGTATTACTTTCCCCGCTTAA
- the bamC gene encoding outer membrane protein assembly factor BamC, with product MSSVLEIRVLKWVPLALAAAVALSGCARDGFYHDRNLDYTEVAPAPPLVLPETRNTQRYRDALPVPQAATQGARLDEAAEIQPPQSLAMGSGLEPEYVERREVGDKTWLVVAADTGTVWPQLEEFVRSRQLAVLESNASQGVIVTSQADIQLQSALRSGSSEVRCERGGQTMTSCLDALESHLSARSASVSVSSSWTAQRLTDEQTLQIREQGDEWEVVIPQPIDRVWAELNHYLELDFAQEGQRDLLAADPASHEFMVEYMTETERNRNPLQIIFSPDVRKMSQQIRLALQSNGDQTILRAINASERALSADDQRELLERVSSYLR from the coding sequence ATGAGCTCTGTGCTTGAAATACGTGTGCTTAAATGGGTGCCGCTGGCACTCGCAGCGGCTGTGGCGCTCTCTGGTTGCGCGCGGGATGGTTTTTACCACGACCGCAACCTGGACTACACAGAGGTCGCTCCGGCACCGCCTCTGGTGCTGCCAGAGACCCGCAATACCCAACGCTATCGCGATGCGCTGCCGGTTCCTCAAGCCGCTACCCAAGGTGCGCGGCTTGACGAAGCGGCAGAAATTCAACCTCCGCAGTCCCTGGCAATGGGTAGTGGCCTGGAGCCAGAGTACGTTGAGCGCCGCGAAGTGGGCGACAAAACCTGGCTAGTGGTGGCTGCCGATACTGGTACGGTATGGCCGCAGTTGGAAGAGTTTGTGCGTAGCCGTCAATTAGCGGTGCTGGAGAGCAACGCTTCTCAGGGTGTTATCGTTACCTCCCAGGCAGACATACAGCTGCAAAGCGCGCTGCGCTCAGGCAGTAGCGAAGTTCGCTGCGAACGCGGCGGGCAAACCATGACTAGCTGCCTGGATGCGCTGGAGAGCCACCTAAGTGCGCGCAGTGCATCCGTCAGCGTCTCCTCTTCCTGGACGGCTCAGCGCCTTACCGATGAGCAAACGCTGCAAATTCGCGAGCAGGGCGACGAGTGGGAAGTCGTTATCCCGCAGCCGATTGATCGTGTGTGGGCCGAGTTGAACCACTATCTTGAGCTCGATTTTGCCCAGGAAGGGCAGCGCGATTTGTTAGCCGCCGACCCCGCCAGTCATGAGTTTATGGTTGAGTACATGACTGAAACCGAGCGTAACCGCAATCCGCTGCAAATCATCTTCAGCCCTGATGTTCGCAAAATGTCCCAGCAGATACGTCTTGCCCTGCAGTCTAACGGCGACCAGACGATTCTGCGTGCCATCAATGCCAGCGAGCGGGCATTAAGCGCCGATGATCAGCGCGAGCTGCTTGAGCGTGTCTCCAGCTATTTACGTTAA
- the dapA gene encoding 4-hydroxy-tetrahydrodipicolinate synthase, with protein sequence MITGSIVALATPMKVNGDIDWEALRRLVNFHLENGTDAIVAAGTTGEPTTMSFAEHFDVIRSVVEEVNGRIPVIAGTGSNNTTEAVELTRYAKEVGADYCLTVAPYYNKPTQEGLFQHFKATAEASDLPVILYNVPGRTCSDIYNETVLRLAEVDNIIGLKDATGNLERAEDLITRLKGSGFMLYSGDDATACDFMLMGGHGDISVTANVAPRAMHELCTAAVAGDADKAHQINTRLMPLHTNLGIESNPIPVKWALNRMGYADVGIRLPLTWLSEKYHATVSEALQLAGVVEE encoded by the coding sequence ATGATCACAGGCAGCATTGTCGCCCTGGCGACGCCTATGAAGGTCAATGGCGACATCGACTGGGAGGCGCTTCGCCGTCTGGTGAACTTCCATCTCGAAAATGGCACCGATGCGATTGTGGCCGCTGGTACCACGGGCGAACCGACTACCATGTCCTTCGCCGAACACTTCGACGTCATTCGCAGCGTAGTGGAAGAGGTTAATGGCCGTATTCCCGTCATTGCCGGTACTGGTTCTAACAATACCACCGAAGCAGTAGAGCTGACCCGCTACGCTAAAGAGGTCGGTGCCGATTATTGCCTAACGGTTGCGCCTTACTACAACAAGCCTACTCAGGAAGGTTTGTTTCAGCACTTTAAGGCTACCGCCGAGGCCAGCGACCTGCCGGTCATTCTTTACAATGTGCCTGGTCGCACTTGCTCGGATATTTACAACGAGACCGTCTTACGTCTTGCCGAAGTAGATAATATTATCGGTTTAAAAGACGCTACGGGGAACCTAGAGCGTGCGGAAGATCTAATTACTCGCCTAAAAGGCAGTGGCTTTATGCTCTACTCCGGTGACGATGCGACCGCCTGCGATTTTATGTTGATGGGTGGCCATGGGGATATCTCAGTAACCGCCAACGTTGCACCTCGGGCGATGCATGAGCTCTGCACTGCAGCCGTGGCCGGTGATGCCGACAAGGCGCACCAGATCAATACGCGGTTGATGCCGCTGCACACCAATTTGGGCATAGAGTCGAACCCTATCCCGGTAAAGTGGGCGTTGAATCGTATGGGTTACGCGGACGTAGGGATTCGGTTACCGCTAACCTGGCTGTCGGAAAAGTACCATGCGACGGTTAGTGAAGCGCTGCAACTGGCGGGCGTCGTAGAGGAGTAA
- a CDS encoding peroxiredoxin, with translation MPVEIGQSVADFSATATGDTTVTLSELRGKQVVIYFYPKASTPGCTTEGGDFRDRKPAFDAANTVILGVSRDGLRAQENFKAKQDFNFDLISDKDENVCTLFDVIKLKKMYGKEHLGIERSTFLIDKEGKLANEWRGVKVPGHAEEVLAAAEKLNAAS, from the coding sequence ATGCCTGTTGAAATTGGACAATCCGTTGCTGACTTCTCTGCTACTGCCACCGGTGATACCACCGTGACGCTGTCGGAGCTGCGTGGAAAACAAGTAGTTATTTACTTCTACCCCAAAGCCAGCACGCCCGGCTGCACCACCGAGGGCGGAGACTTCCGTGACCGCAAACCCGCCTTTGATGCTGCAAATACGGTGATTCTCGGCGTTTCTCGCGACGGCCTGCGCGCCCAGGAGAACTTTAAGGCCAAGCAAGATTTCAATTTCGACCTTATTTCAGACAAAGACGAAAATGTATGCACGCTATTTGACGTTATCAAGCTCAAGAAAATGTACGGCAAGGAACACCTGGGTATCGAGCGCAGCACCTTCCTGATTGACAAGGAGGGCAAGCTAGCCAACGAGTGGCGCGGTGTTAAAGTACCTGGCCACGCTGAAGAAGTGCTTGCTGCGGCTGAAAAACTTAACGCGGCCAGCTAG
- a CDS encoding AI-2E family transporter: MTLRTILKSWVERYFSDEEALILLVVLVAGFAAIIWFGRMLAPFFTALVIAFLLQGVVGALTRRGLPHLLAVILVFLAFISVLLSLAFILMPLIWNQLVGLVQETPRMFASGQGWLDELQARYPNIITPDQMQSWIGVASREISQLGQRALTLSLASLGNIMSLIIYLVLVPILVFFMLKDREVLIGFILSLLPQKRTLLSRIWREMDDQIANYIRGKFIEIIIVGTVAFFTFAFFGLPYTALLAVLVGLSVLVPYIGAAVATLPVAAVAGFYFGLSEDFVYVLVAYGVIQALDGNVLAPVLFSETNNIHPVSIIVAVLFFGGIWGFWGIFFAIPLATLLKALIYAWPRSMHGRDERRGLQAPAAQEAE, encoded by the coding sequence ATGACCCTGCGCACGATTTTAAAAAGCTGGGTTGAACGCTACTTCTCAGACGAAGAGGCGCTCATCCTGCTGGTAGTGCTTGTGGCAGGCTTTGCGGCGATTATTTGGTTTGGGCGGATGCTGGCGCCATTTTTTACCGCACTCGTGATCGCGTTTCTGCTCCAGGGCGTAGTGGGTGCGCTTACCCGGCGGGGGTTGCCGCATCTGTTGGCGGTCATCCTGGTCTTTTTAGCCTTTATCAGTGTGTTGCTCTCCCTGGCGTTTATTCTGATGCCGTTGATCTGGAATCAGTTAGTGGGGCTGGTTCAAGAGACGCCGCGCATGTTCGCAAGTGGCCAGGGGTGGCTGGATGAGTTGCAGGCGCGCTATCCGAACATTATTACGCCGGATCAGATGCAGAGCTGGATAGGGGTAGCAAGCCGCGAGATTAGCCAGCTAGGCCAGCGCGCCTTGACGCTTTCGCTGGCCTCGCTAGGCAATATTATGTCGCTGATTATCTACTTGGTGCTGGTGCCAATTCTGGTGTTCTTTATGCTCAAGGACCGCGAAGTACTGATCGGCTTTATACTTTCGCTGTTGCCTCAAAAGCGTACGCTACTCTCGCGTATTTGGCGTGAGATGGACGATCAAATTGCCAACTATATCCGCGGTAAATTTATTGAAATAATTATCGTGGGTACAGTGGCGTTCTTTACCTTTGCGTTCTTTGGCTTGCCGTATACGGCGTTATTGGCGGTGTTGGTAGGGCTTTCGGTGTTAGTGCCTTATATCGGTGCGGCAGTGGCCACGCTGCCGGTCGCCGCAGTGGCGGGGTTCTATTTTGGCCTTAGCGAAGATTTTGTCTATGTGCTGGTGGCTTATGGCGTGATTCAAGCGCTGGATGGCAACGTATTGGCACCGGTATTGTTCTCTGAGACCAATAATATTCACCCGGTTTCGATTATTGTGGCGGTACTGTTCTTCGGTGGGATTTGGGGCTTCTGGGGGATCTTCTTTGCGATTCCCTTGGCAACACTGCTGAAGGCGCTGATTTACGCCTGGCCGCGAAGCATGCACGGACGTGATGAACGGAGAGGGCTGCAAGCCCCGGCGGCCCAGGAGGCCGAGTAA
- a CDS encoding sulfurtransferase TusA family protein, producing MSEQTGGFQPDTVLDACGLHCPLPLLKAKQALAGLAAGQLLEVRSTDAGSWRDMASFTDQSAHRLEGREQRDDIYIYWIRKAGDAHS from the coding sequence ATGTCTGAGCAAACCGGGGGCTTTCAACCCGACACGGTGCTTGACGCCTGTGGGCTGCATTGCCCGTTACCTTTGCTAAAGGCCAAACAGGCCCTCGCAGGCTTGGCGGCTGGGCAGTTACTTGAAGTACGATCAACGGATGCGGGCTCGTGGCGGGATATGGCGTCGTTTACCGACCAGAGTGCGCATAGGCTGGAAGGCCGAGAGCAGCGCGACGACATTTATATTTACTGGATTAGAAAAGCTGGGGATGCGCACTCATGA
- a CDS encoding M48 family metalloprotease, which produces MPTLRTAYPGWICAFACAFGSLLFSPQSAAINDYGLPSLGAASTSVSNEEYRLGRAWLRQFRAQAPQWQDPITNDYLQSLIARLAPHSDIKGLRTITVMVDNASLNAFAVPGGVVGINSGLFAFAEDEGAFVSVLAHELGHLSQRHYARGSARAAQTQLPAMAAMLAGMLIAASGGGDAGMAAAVGSQAALIQDQLSYSRLFEQEADNIGIQAMADAGYDPQAMVRMFAAMQRMARLQGDTPPEFLLTHPVTDNRLSAAQARAAQLNVADAYTSNTLYDMMRARALLSIYNNTPQQAASRLAQEGAEQAAQDYLAALIDARNGQTDSALGQLDRLANEHPDFAMLPASAASVALEAGRYDQAIQRSQQLLRFMPNYLPAQLILAEAQLQRDPQAAYDLLRDITSQNPENPQVFNLLAEAAGRSGHESWGHLARAEHLQLTGRVDSGIRQLSIARDAAERENDQQALARIEQRREDFIEYREALEDFN; this is translated from the coding sequence ATGCCGACCCTTCGTACCGCTTACCCAGGCTGGATATGTGCGTTCGCTTGTGCCTTTGGCAGCTTGCTGTTTAGTCCACAAAGTGCGGCTATCAACGATTACGGCTTGCCAAGTTTAGGGGCGGCGTCTACATCCGTCAGCAACGAAGAGTATCGCTTGGGCCGCGCTTGGCTGCGCCAGTTTCGTGCTCAAGCTCCCCAGTGGCAAGACCCCATTACCAATGATTATTTGCAAAGCCTGATTGCCCGGCTGGCACCGCATAGCGATATTAAGGGTCTGCGTACGATCACCGTGATGGTCGATAATGCTTCACTGAACGCCTTTGCCGTCCCTGGCGGGGTGGTAGGGATCAATTCAGGGCTATTCGCGTTTGCCGAAGATGAAGGCGCCTTTGTCTCGGTATTAGCTCACGAACTGGGCCACCTCTCTCAACGCCACTATGCCCGAGGCAGCGCCCGCGCAGCTCAGACCCAACTGCCCGCCATGGCGGCCATGCTGGCGGGTATGCTGATAGCCGCCAGTGGGGGCGGCGACGCTGGCATGGCGGCCGCTGTGGGTTCACAGGCGGCGCTAATTCAGGATCAGCTAAGCTACTCACGGCTATTTGAGCAGGAAGCCGACAACATTGGCATTCAGGCCATGGCCGATGCTGGCTACGACCCACAAGCAATGGTGCGCATGTTCGCCGCCATGCAGCGCATGGCGCGTTTACAGGGCGATACGCCGCCGGAGTTCTTGCTCACCCACCCGGTTACCGACAATCGCTTAAGCGCCGCACAAGCTCGCGCTGCCCAACTCAATGTGGCCGATGCGTACACCAGCAACACCCTCTACGACATGATGCGCGCCCGAGCGCTGCTCAGCATTTACAACAATACGCCACAGCAAGCTGCTTCGCGCCTAGCTCAGGAAGGCGCCGAACAGGCCGCTCAGGACTACTTAGCTGCACTGATCGATGCTCGCAACGGCCAAACCGATAGCGCTCTGGGGCAGCTGGATAGGCTTGCTAACGAGCATCCCGACTTTGCCATGCTGCCTGCCTCTGCGGCTAGCGTCGCCTTGGAAGCGGGCCGCTACGATCAGGCCATTCAGCGCAGCCAGCAATTGCTACGCTTTATGCCCAACTACCTACCTGCCCAGCTAATATTGGCCGAAGCACAGCTCCAGCGCGACCCGCAGGCGGCCTATGACCTGCTACGCGACATCACTTCCCAAAACCCGGAAAATCCGCAGGTCTTCAACCTGCTGGCCGAAGCCGCCGGGCGCAGTGGGCATGAGAGTTGGGGGCATTTAGCACGTGCAGAGCACCTTCAACTGACCGGCCGCGTTGATAGTGGCATTCGCCAGCTCTCTATCGCCCGGGATGCCGCAGAGCGAGAAAATGACCAGCAGGCGCTGGCAAGAATCGAGCAGCGCCGCGAGGACTTTATTGAGTATCGCGAAGCCTTGGAAGATTTTAACTGA
- the nadA gene encoding quinolinate synthase NadA: protein MTIMTTQAKLEASLPTAYCPTRIPAEDQARVEEIKRLLKAHNAVLVAHYYTADAIQQLAEETGGCVADSLEMARFGARHDATTLVVAGVRFMGETAKILSPEKRVLMPTLEATCSLDIGCPADEFSAFCDAHPDRTVVVYANTSAAVKARADWVVTSSIAVEVIEHLQAKGEKILWAPDKHLGGYIQNKTGADMLMWDGACIVHEEFKAKGVEDLKRIYPDAAVLVHPESPEPVVKLADVAGSTSQLIKAAKELPNDKLIVATDRGIFFKMQQAVPNKTLFEAPTAGNGATCRSCAHCPWMAMNELDNLAGALREGSGEIQVDEALRLQALKPLERMLNFNT, encoded by the coding sequence ATGACTATTATGACTACTCAAGCGAAGCTTGAGGCCTCGCTACCGACAGCCTACTGCCCGACCCGCATTCCCGCGGAAGATCAGGCCCGGGTTGAAGAGATCAAACGGCTGTTGAAAGCCCATAATGCCGTTCTGGTCGCACACTACTATACCGCTGATGCCATTCAGCAACTGGCGGAAGAGACCGGCGGCTGTGTCGCGGACTCGCTGGAGATGGCGCGATTTGGTGCTCGCCATGACGCCACCACACTGGTTGTCGCCGGTGTCCGCTTTATGGGCGAAACCGCCAAGATCCTCTCGCCTGAAAAGCGCGTGCTGATGCCCACTTTGGAAGCCACTTGCTCACTGGATATTGGCTGTCCTGCGGATGAGTTCAGCGCTTTCTGTGATGCCCACCCAGACCGTACCGTCGTGGTGTATGCCAATACCTCCGCTGCTGTTAAAGCGCGGGCGGATTGGGTAGTGACTTCGTCGATTGCTGTTGAGGTGATTGAGCACCTGCAGGCCAAAGGCGAGAAAATTCTTTGGGCACCCGATAAGCATTTGGGTGGCTATATCCAGAACAAAACCGGCGCCGATATGTTGATGTGGGACGGCGCCTGCATCGTCCATGAAGAGTTCAAGGCCAAGGGCGTTGAAGACCTGAAACGCATCTATCCGGATGCCGCTGTGCTGGTGCATCCGGAGTCGCCAGAGCCGGTAGTGAAGCTGGCGGATGTGGCAGGCTCCACCTCACAGTTGATCAAGGCGGCGAAAGAATTACCCAACGATAAGCTGATTGTGGCCACTGATCGTGGCATCTTTTTCAAGATGCAGCAGGCGGTGCCGAATAAAACCCTGTTTGAAGCGCCGACGGCAGGCAACGGCGCTACCTGCCGCAGCTGCGCCCACTGCCCCTGGATGGCCATGAATGAGCTGGATAATCTAGCCGGTGCGCTGCGCGAGGGGAGTGGTGAGATTCAGGTGGATGAAGCTCTGCGCCTGCAGGCCTTAAAACCCCTTGAGCGCATGCTTAACTTCAATACATAG